The proteins below come from a single Aegilops tauschii subsp. strangulata cultivar AL8/78 chromosome 6, Aet v6.0, whole genome shotgun sequence genomic window:
- the LOC109740830 gene encoding uncharacterized protein isoform X1, giving the protein MGRCVCVCASCFTYDSEKELLCSFRLPTSRISYLWSGATKQFMRKYVEAPNVFHLQFPPWTPPRSWAPPPPTRAPTGSTGWASPSWASATTAASSPLTLRTSTERFHDFGLAMIKIGGEPDALESIIREFHRIELRRHYNLASFG; this is encoded by the exons ATGGGaagatgtgtgtgtgtgtgtgctagcTGCTTCACATACGACTCAGAGAAAGAATTGCTTTGCAG TTTCAGGTTGCCAACATCACGAATTTCATACTTATGGAGTGGAGCCACCAAACAATTTATGAG GAAATATGTTGAAGCACCGAATGTATTCCATTTGCA ATTTCCGCCATGGACGCCGCCTCGCTCATGGGCTCCTCCTCCGCCGACGCGCGCACCGACGGGGAGCACCGGATGGGCATCACCATCATGGGCGTCTGCTACGACGGCGGCGTCCTCGCCGCTGACACTCAGGACCAGCAccg AGAGGTTCCACGACTTCGGTTTGGCTATGATCAAAATTGGAGGAGAGCCCGATGCATTGGAGAGCATCATCCGcgagttccacaggatcgaattGAGGAGGCATTATAACCTGGCATCATTTGGATGA
- the LOC141020523 gene encoding hydroquinone glucosyltransferase-like yields the protein MRQHPKHGNNQNTPLCSQPPPKHRLFGTASHTYGGMGGEPGDQEPSPASARRHVLLLCSPCMGHLIPFAELARRLVADHGLAATLLFAAATDAPSEQYAALAASVPDGVDLVALPAPPADALPPSTPVRERVVHAALSAVPHVRDIAGSLTSTAPLAALVVDMASVPARDVATELGVPCYMFFTSPWMLLSLFLHLPELDAGLVGEYRDATEPIRLPGCVPIHARELPGAMLADRSSETYAGFLSLAKDAARVDGILVNTFRELEPAVGQGGTDCVKDMPVHAIGPLVWTRPVGVNREPEHARLITWLDQQARGSVVFLSFGSGGTLTRRQTTELALALEATGRPFIWAAKRPHEDTADGAFFGTGRGGDDDDDPLGFLPRGFVERTAGVGLVLLSWAPQTAILGHAAVGCFVTHCGWNSSLEGILNGVPMVAWPLYAEQKMNAAMLEAYAGVAARLNAAGPGNGNGFVCKEEIVSVIRRVMDGEEAAMMRRRVGELRDRATHALAMDGSSTLALAKVTALWKSSTSRDEK from the coding sequence ATGAGGCAGCATCCCAAGCACGGGAACAACCAAAACACACCACTCTGCTCCCAACCCCCACCAAAACACCGGCTGTTCGGCACGGCGTCGCACACGTACGGCGGCATGGGAGGCGAGCCAGGTGACCAGGAGCCGTCGCCGGCGAGCGCCCGGCGGCACGTGCTGCTCCTGTGCAGCCCGTGCATGGGGCACCTCATCCCTTTCGCCGAGCTGGCGCGCCGGCTCGTCGCCGACCACGGCCTCGCCGCCACGCTCCTCTTCGCGGCGGCCACGGATGCCCCCTCGGAGCAGTACGCCGCCCTGGCCGCGTCCGTGCCCGACGGCGTCGACCTCGTCGCGCTGCCCGCGCCACCGGCGGACGCCCTGCCGCCCTCAACCCCCGTGCGCGAACGCGTCGTGCACGCCGCCCTCTCGGCCGTCCCACATGTCCGGGACATTGCCGGGTCGCTGACCTCGACCGCGCCGCTCGCCGCGCTCGTGGTGGACATGGCCAGCGTGCCGGCGCGGGACGTCGCCACGGAGCTGGGCGTCCCGTGCTACATGTTCTTCACCTCGCCGTGGATGCTCCTCTCCCTGTTCCTGCACCTCCCGGAGCTCGACGCCGGGCTCGTCGGGGAGTACCGGGACGCGACGGAGCCCATCCGGCTGCCGGGCTGCGTGCCGATCCACGCGCGCGAGCTTCCCGGGGCCATGCTCGCCGACCGGAGCAGCGAGACGTACGCCGGTTTCTTGTCCTTGGCCAAGGACGCCGCGAGAGTCGACGGGATTCTCGTGAACACGTTCCGTGAACTAGAGCCTGCCGTGGGCCAAGGCGGCACGGACTGCGTGAAGGACATGCCGGTGCACGCGATCGGGCCGTTGGTCTGGACAAGGCCGGTCGGCGTGAACCGGGAGCCGGAGCACGCACGCCTCATAACATGGCTGGACCAGCAGGCACGTGGTTCCGTCGTCTTCCTCTCGTTCGGGAGCGGTGGCACGCTCACGCGGCGGCAGACGACCGAGCTAGCGCTCGCGCTGGAGGCGACCGGGCGTCCGTTCATCTGGGCCGCAAAGAGGCCACACGAGGACACGGCGGACGGCGCCTTCTTCGGAACCGGGCGAGGAGGAGACGACGACGACGACCCGCTgggcttcctgccgaggggctTCGTCGAGAGGACGGCGGGGGTGGGGCTCGTCCTCCTGTCGTGGGCCCCGCAGACAGCGATCCTCGGGCACGCCGCCGTCGGGTGCTTCGTCACGCACTGCGGATGGAACTCGAGCCTGGAGGGCATCCTTAATGGAGTGCCGATGGTCGCATGGCCGCTCTACGCCGAGCAGAAGATGAACGCCGCCATGTTGGAGGCCTACGCAGGGGTGGCGGCCCGCTTGAACGCCGCCGGACCTGGCAACGGCAACGGCTTTGTGTGCAAGGAAGAGATTGTGAGCGTGATCCGACGTGTGATGGATGGGGAGGAAGCAGCAATGATGAGGAGGCGTGTTGGTGAGCTCAGAGACAGAGCCACACATGCGCTAGCCATGGATGGTTCTTCAACTCTTGCACTAGCCAAGGTCACAGCTTTGTGGAAATCTTCTACTTCTCGTGacgaaaaataa
- the LOC109740830 gene encoding uncharacterized protein isoform X5 yields MCTSSMLEKHLISAMDAASLMGSSSADARTDGEHRMGITIMGVCYDGGVLAADTQDQHREVPRLRFGYDQNWRRARCIGEHHPRVPQDRIEEAL; encoded by the exons ATGTGCACGTCGTCCATGCTAGAAAAGCACTTG ATTTCCGCCATGGACGCCGCCTCGCTCATGGGCTCCTCCTCCGCCGACGCGCGCACCGACGGGGAGCACCGGATGGGCATCACCATCATGGGCGTCTGCTACGACGGCGGCGTCCTCGCCGCTGACACTCAGGACCAGCAccg AGAGGTTCCACGACTTCGGTTTGGCTATGATCAAAATTGGAGGAGAGCCCGATGCATTGGAGAGCATCATCCGcgagttccacaggatcgaattGAGGAGGCATTATAA
- the LOC109740832 gene encoding pentatricopeptide repeat-containing protein At2g01860 encodes MSSLASWPPLSALPDGVSLAPALVKTVGAKFLHSRSFGLRSTARVSCAGSSKGSVAKESAYGKQQAYGEDAAADKEEGGSEWGKDEIEAISALFARPMRRKPVKPPNPATQRPLPLPLPHKTRPPITPAPTQHVRLASRSMFSDKVRKNPEVLVGIAKEIAALPPESDVCKVLDRWVPFLRKGSLSMTIRELGHMGLPERALQTLCWAQGQKAVPLFPDDRILASTIEVLARFDELKMESALEECVPSASRAVLEAMARGFIRAGKVGLARKLLELARMNKRTLHPSIYAKLILEVARTPEGYGLAAALLDELGERPDFDLQQQDCTAVMKVCIKLRRYAAVESLFSWFRGSGGNPTVVMYTTVIHSRSRDGRHREALALVWEMEQANCLLDLPAYRVIVKLCVALRDPERAFRYLSRLKEAGFVPTSDIYCNLIEGYAAAGRMARCRQLIREAESIGVLLDKRLISSLSEMGDRHP; translated from the coding sequence ATGTCATCTCTGGCGAGCTGGCCGCCTCTCTCCGCGCTGCCAGACGGCGTTTCCCTGGCACCAGCATTGGTGAAGACCGTCGGCGCCAAGTTCCTTCACAGCAGAAGCTTTGGTCTTCGGTCTACTGCTCGGGTCTCTTGCGCTGGGTCATCCAAAGGAAGTGTCGCCAAGGAATCGGCGTATGGTAAGCAGCAGGCGTACGGAGAGGACGCCGCTGCGGATAAGGAAGAGGGTGGTTCGGAATGGGGCAAAGATGAGATCGAGGCCATCTCGGCGCTGTTTGCCCGGCCGATGCGCCGGAAGCCAGTGAAGCCGCCGAACCCGGCGACACAGCGGCCTCTCCCGCTGCCGCTGCCCCACAAGACGAGGCCACCCATCACTCCAGCACCGACGCAGCACGTCCGGCTGGCTTCGCGCTCCATGTTCAGCGACAAGGTGCGCAAGAACCCCGAGGTCCTCGTCGGGATTGCCAAGGAGATTGCCGCGCTCCCCCCGGAGTCCGATGTGTGCAAAGTGCTGGACCGTTGGGTCCCCTTCCTCCGGAAAGGCTCCCTGTCCATGACCATCCGGGAGCTCGGGCACATGGGGCTTCCTGAGAGAGCGCTTCAGACACTGTGTTGGGCACAGGGGCAGAAGGCAGTGCCTCTGTTCCCTGATGACCGGATCCTCGCTTCGACCATCGAGGTTTTGGCGCGCTTCGACGAGCTGAAGATGGAGTCTGCGCTTGAGGAGTGCGTCCCCTCGGCGAGCCGTGCTGTCCTCGAAGCCATGGCGAGGGGGTTCATCAGGGCAGGCAAAGTAGGCCTGGCACGCAAGCTCCTTGAACTTGCCAGGATGAACAAGAGGACACTGCACCCGAGCATCTACGCAAAGCTGATTCTGGAGGTTGCCCGGACACCTGAAGGCTATGGGCTCGCTGCTGCACTGCTCGATGAGCTCGGTGAGAGGCCAGACTTTGACCTGCAACAGCAGGACTGCACAGCTGTCATGAAGGTCTGCATAAAGCTCAGGCGGTACGCAGCCGTGGAGAGCCTGTTCAGCTGGTTCAGAGGGTCTGGCGGGAACCCAACTGTTGTGATGTACACTACAGTGATCCACAGCCGCTCCCGTGATGGGAGGCACCGAGAGGCGTTGGCCCTGGTTTGGGAAATGGAACAGGCAAACTGTCTTCTTGACCTGCCGGCGTACCGGGTCATCGTGAAGCTGTGTGTGGCATTGCGTGATCCAGAAAGGGCTTTTCGGTACCTGTCGAGGTTGAAGGAGGCTGGATTCGTTCCGACCAGTGACATATACTGTAATCTGATTGAAGGCTATGCCGCAGCGGGGAGGATGGCCAGGTGCCGGCAGCTGATCAGGGAGGCTGAGTCAATCGGCGTGTTGCTGGACAAAAGGCTAATTTCAAGCTTGTCTGAGATGGGTGATAGACATCCTTAA
- the LOC109740830 gene encoding uncharacterized protein isoform X4, which produces MGRCVCVCASCFTYDSEKELLCRLPTSRISYLWSGATKQFMRFPPWTPPRSWAPPPPTRAPTGSTGWASPSWASATTAASSPLTLRTSTERFHDFGLAMIKIGGEPDALESIIREFHRIELRRHYNLASFG; this is translated from the exons ATGGGaagatgtgtgtgtgtgtgtgctagcTGCTTCACATACGACTCAGAGAAAGAATTGCTTTGCAG GTTGCCAACATCACGAATTTCATACTTATGGAGTGGAGCCACCAAACAATTTATGAG ATTTCCGCCATGGACGCCGCCTCGCTCATGGGCTCCTCCTCCGCCGACGCGCGCACCGACGGGGAGCACCGGATGGGCATCACCATCATGGGCGTCTGCTACGACGGCGGCGTCCTCGCCGCTGACACTCAGGACCAGCAccg AGAGGTTCCACGACTTCGGTTTGGCTATGATCAAAATTGGAGGAGAGCCCGATGCATTGGAGAGCATCATCCGcgagttccacaggatcgaattGAGGAGGCATTATAACCTGGCATCATTTGGATGA
- the LOC109740830 gene encoding uncharacterized protein isoform X2: MGRCVCVCASCFTYDSEKELLCRLPTSRISYLWSGATKQFMRKYVEAPNVFHLQFPPWTPPRSWAPPPPTRAPTGSTGWASPSWASATTAASSPLTLRTSTERFHDFGLAMIKIGGEPDALESIIREFHRIELRRHYNLASFG, from the exons ATGGGaagatgtgtgtgtgtgtgtgctagcTGCTTCACATACGACTCAGAGAAAGAATTGCTTTGCAG GTTGCCAACATCACGAATTTCATACTTATGGAGTGGAGCCACCAAACAATTTATGAG GAAATATGTTGAAGCACCGAATGTATTCCATTTGCA ATTTCCGCCATGGACGCCGCCTCGCTCATGGGCTCCTCCTCCGCCGACGCGCGCACCGACGGGGAGCACCGGATGGGCATCACCATCATGGGCGTCTGCTACGACGGCGGCGTCCTCGCCGCTGACACTCAGGACCAGCAccg AGAGGTTCCACGACTTCGGTTTGGCTATGATCAAAATTGGAGGAGAGCCCGATGCATTGGAGAGCATCATCCGcgagttccacaggatcgaattGAGGAGGCATTATAACCTGGCATCATTTGGATGA
- the LOC109740830 gene encoding uncharacterized protein isoform X3: MGRCVCVCASCFTYDSEKELLCSFRLPTSRISYLWSGATKQFMRFPPWTPPRSWAPPPPTRAPTGSTGWASPSWASATTAASSPLTLRTSTERFHDFGLAMIKIGGEPDALESIIREFHRIELRRHYNLASFG, translated from the exons ATGGGaagatgtgtgtgtgtgtgtgctagcTGCTTCACATACGACTCAGAGAAAGAATTGCTTTGCAG TTTCAGGTTGCCAACATCACGAATTTCATACTTATGGAGTGGAGCCACCAAACAATTTATGAG ATTTCCGCCATGGACGCCGCCTCGCTCATGGGCTCCTCCTCCGCCGACGCGCGCACCGACGGGGAGCACCGGATGGGCATCACCATCATGGGCGTCTGCTACGACGGCGGCGTCCTCGCCGCTGACACTCAGGACCAGCAccg AGAGGTTCCACGACTTCGGTTTGGCTATGATCAAAATTGGAGGAGAGCCCGATGCATTGGAGAGCATCATCCGcgagttccacaggatcgaattGAGGAGGCATTATAACCTGGCATCATTTGGATGA